From the Roseibium sp. HPY-6 genome, one window contains:
- a CDS encoding L-idonate 5-dehydrogenase, which produces MTSRACVLHGIHDLRLETQSEPVTGPGDVKIAVLAGGICGSDLHYFDHGGFGPVRVREPIAMGHEAAGRVVETGESIDTIQTGSLVAINPSQPCGHCVYCREGKQVHCLEMRFMGSAYRLPHEQGLFREQVVVPVSQVHRFNRDVPVRAAACAEPLAVCLHARAQAPDLAGKRVLVTGAGPIGSLCVAVARDAGAAEIVATDLQAMPISVAERMGADKTVNLAAEPGGLDPYKTDKGQFDVAFECSASAAAIRDALTCLRPRGTLVAVGVAGDTPMPLNLIVSKEITVRGTHRFHGEFAAAVEAINSRTIDVAPIISPSFPIEKAHDAFKEAGDRARAMKVHILFNGYTGD; this is translated from the coding sequence ATGACCTCCCGTGCCTGCGTGCTGCATGGTATCCATGATCTGAGGCTCGAAACCCAGTCCGAGCCGGTGACCGGACCCGGCGACGTGAAAATAGCTGTTTTGGCTGGCGGTATCTGCGGCTCAGACCTTCATTATTTTGATCATGGGGGGTTTGGTCCGGTGCGCGTCAGGGAACCAATCGCGATGGGACACGAAGCTGCCGGCCGCGTCGTTGAAACCGGCGAGAGTATCGACACGATCCAAACCGGCAGCCTTGTCGCCATCAATCCGAGCCAACCCTGCGGGCACTGCGTTTATTGCAGGGAGGGAAAACAGGTTCACTGCCTGGAGATGCGCTTCATGGGCTCAGCCTACCGGTTGCCGCATGAACAGGGCCTCTTCCGCGAACAGGTTGTGGTTCCCGTAAGTCAGGTCCACCGTTTCAACCGGGATGTTCCTGTCCGCGCTGCCGCGTGTGCCGAACCGCTTGCCGTCTGCCTGCATGCACGCGCGCAGGCTCCCGATCTCGCCGGGAAACGCGTTCTTGTAACCGGGGCGGGGCCGATCGGCTCCCTCTGCGTTGCCGTGGCCAGAGATGCCGGCGCAGCCGAAATCGTCGCAACGGATCTCCAGGCGATGCCGATTAGCGTCGCAGAACGGATGGGCGCGGATAAGACGGTCAACCTGGCAGCCGAACCCGGCGGTCTCGATCCGTACAAAACGGACAAGGGACAGTTCGATGTGGCGTTTGAATGTTCTGCATCAGCTGCGGCGATCAGGGATGCATTGACCTGTCTCAGGCCGCGCGGGACCCTGGTTGCCGTTGGTGTCGCCGGGGACACCCCGATGCCGCTCAATCTGATTGTCAGCAAGGAAATCACGGTCAGGGGAACACACCGCTTTCACGGGGAGTTTGCCGCCGCCGTTGAAGCAATCAACAGTCGCACCATAGATGTGGCTCCAATCATCAGCCCTTCGTTCCCGATTGAAAAGGCGCACGATGCGTTCAAGGAAGCCGGCGACCGCGCTCGCGCCATGAAGGTGCATATTCTCTTCAACGGCTACACCGGTGATTGA
- a CDS encoding TRAP transporter large permease yields the protein MFVLFAVFIGSLIIGIPVAIALGLSSLSYLLVSGIPLVVVPQKVYAGIDVFVLLSIPGFILAGNLMNNGGITERIIRFANALVGWVRGGLGLTNIGASMLFGGITGTAVADAASIGGVMIPGMKKAGYPADFSAAVTAASSTVGPIIPPSVPMIIVGALSGISVGQMFMAGAVPGLLMGIAMMVTCYVIARRNNFPREPWRGTGELIRAFASAFWAIAMTAIIIYGLLSGIATPTETAVVASVYAFVVGAFVYRELPLKKVPKIIADSAVSAASILALVGLANVFGWILVSERIPQAIAGTVLSITDNPILVVLIINLLLLFVGMFMETIAALIILFVPLLSLAQAVGIEPLHFATFAVLNLMIGLTTPPVGVCLFVCAGIARLPLSPVVRAILPFLLSNIIVLLLVSFIPALATWLPNLIFG from the coding sequence GTGTTCGTACTTTTCGCCGTCTTTATCGGCTCGCTCATTATCGGCATCCCTGTTGCCATAGCCCTCGGGCTGTCCTCCCTCAGCTATCTGCTCGTCTCGGGCATCCCACTCGTGGTTGTTCCGCAAAAAGTCTATGCCGGGATCGACGTCTTTGTTCTCCTGAGCATTCCGGGTTTCATTCTGGCCGGAAACCTGATGAACAACGGCGGCATTACAGAACGGATCATCCGGTTTGCCAATGCGCTGGTCGGCTGGGTCCGTGGCGGACTGGGGCTGACAAACATCGGTGCTTCCATGCTCTTCGGCGGCATCACCGGTACGGCCGTCGCGGACGCGGCGTCCATTGGCGGCGTCATGATCCCCGGCATGAAGAAGGCCGGCTACCCGGCAGACTTCTCGGCAGCCGTAACGGCTGCGTCTTCCACGGTCGGACCGATCATTCCTCCGAGCGTCCCCATGATCATCGTCGGTGCGCTCAGCGGCATTTCCGTCGGCCAGATGTTCATGGCAGGTGCCGTTCCGGGGCTGCTGATGGGCATCGCGATGATGGTCACCTGTTATGTCATTGCGCGGCGAAACAACTTTCCGCGAGAGCCCTGGCGCGGCACAGGTGAACTTATCCGCGCCTTCGCAAGTGCCTTCTGGGCGATCGCGATGACGGCCATCATCATTTATGGCCTTCTTAGCGGCATCGCCACACCCACGGAGACCGCGGTTGTCGCAAGCGTCTACGCCTTTGTTGTCGGGGCATTCGTCTACCGCGAACTTCCGCTTAAGAAAGTCCCGAAGATCATCGCGGACAGTGCCGTTTCGGCAGCCTCGATCCTGGCGCTGGTCGGTCTTGCCAACGTCTTCGGCTGGATTCTCGTCTCGGAGCGGATACCGCAGGCAATTGCCGGAACCGTGCTTTCGATTACCGACAATCCAATTCTCGTCGTGCTGATCATCAACCTGCTGCTGCTCTTTGTCGGCATGTTCATGGAGACAATTGCTGCGCTGATCATTCTGTTCGTTCCGCTCTTGTCTCTCGCGCAGGCCGTTGGCATCGAACCGCTGCACTTCGCAACTTTTGCCGTGCTGAACCTGATGATCGGACTGACAACGCCACCGGTCGGGGTCTGCCTGTTCGTCTGCGCAGGCATTGCAAGATTGCCGCTGTCGCCGGTGGTCAGGGCCATCCTGCCCTTTCTCTTGAGCAACATCATCGTCCTTCTGCTGGTGTCTTTCATCCCGGCGCTGGCTACCTGGCTGCCAAATCTCATATTCGGATAG
- a CDS encoding TRAP transporter small permease subunit — protein sequence MKVILQVYRVLELLCRAGVLIAFMVLIIAVLTQVLGRAIGDSPVWTEELTRFALIYMTALGVGLGLMSGDLVNVDIVCDALPDPWPRILNIVASLATAFLAAILLPGAWKYVQIGFLQKSPAMGLQMSFVHFSVFLLFLLLFVFAVMRAVLTLLHVEFSKAEQEV from the coding sequence ATGAAGGTCATCTTGCAAGTCTATCGCGTGCTCGAGCTTTTGTGCCGCGCAGGTGTTCTCATCGCCTTCATGGTGCTGATCATCGCTGTCCTCACCCAGGTCCTGGGCCGTGCAATCGGAGACTCTCCGGTTTGGACGGAAGAACTCACCCGATTTGCCCTGATCTACATGACTGCACTCGGTGTCGGGCTTGGACTGATGAGCGGTGACCTTGTCAATGTCGATATTGTCTGTGACGCCCTGCCCGATCCGTGGCCACGCATCCTGAACATTGTTGCATCGTTGGCGACCGCATTTCTTGCCGCCATTCTCCTCCCGGGTGCCTGGAAATACGTTCAAATCGGATTTCTCCAGAAGTCTCCCGCGATGGGTCTGCAAATGTCCTTTGTCCATTTCAGCGTTTTTCTGCTGTTTCTCCTTCTTTTTGTTTTTGCCGTGATGCGCGCCGTTCTCACGCTCCTGCACGTCGAATTTTCAAAAGCCGAGCAGGAGGTCTGA
- a CDS encoding TRAP transporter substrate-binding protein: MTFRFGNFLAACLLSQVVAGAAIAQDTTLKLGHLANEQNAWHKAAIKFGEELSTLTDGRIAVEVYPNESLGKEIDLINGMQLGTVDMTITGESLQNWAPMAALLAVPYAYASTEHMDEVASGEIGDQIEAQIIEKAQIRPIAYFARGPRNLTSNRAIAAPDQLEGLKMRVPNVPLFVDVWKSLGAAPTPMAFSEVFTSLQNGTIGAQENPLALIRSANFNEVQSHVNLTQHVRSWIYLTIAESTWQNLSPEDQAHVLEAAKRAQEFERGLLETSLAEDRAYLEENGMTFVEVDGAAYAAAAKDAVLANVNDEIKPIVENLFNSQK; the protein is encoded by the coding sequence ATGACATTCAGATTCGGCAATTTCCTCGCCGCCTGCCTCTTGTCACAGGTCGTAGCCGGTGCTGCGATCGCACAGGACACCACATTGAAACTTGGCCATCTGGCGAATGAACAGAATGCCTGGCACAAGGCGGCGATCAAATTCGGCGAGGAGCTCTCCACTCTGACCGATGGCCGTATTGCGGTCGAAGTTTATCCGAACGAGTCGCTCGGCAAGGAAATCGACCTGATCAACGGCATGCAGCTCGGCACGGTCGACATGACGATCACCGGAGAAAGCCTCCAGAACTGGGCGCCGATGGCCGCTCTTCTGGCAGTGCCCTATGCCTATGCCTCAACAGAACACATGGATGAAGTTGCCTCCGGAGAAATCGGCGACCAGATCGAGGCGCAAATCATCGAGAAGGCGCAAATCCGGCCGATCGCTTATTTTGCACGCGGTCCGCGAAATCTCACATCGAACCGGGCCATTGCAGCTCCCGATCAGCTTGAAGGCCTGAAGATGCGTGTGCCCAACGTTCCGCTTTTCGTGGACGTATGGAAGTCTCTTGGTGCCGCACCGACCCCGATGGCCTTCTCCGAAGTGTTCACAAGCCTTCAGAACGGCACCATCGGCGCGCAGGAAAACCCGCTGGCCCTGATCCGGTCCGCCAATTTCAACGAGGTCCAGTCCCATGTGAACCTGACCCAGCACGTCCGGTCCTGGATCTACCTGACTATCGCTGAATCCACCTGGCAAAATCTGAGCCCGGAAGACCAGGCGCATGTTCTTGAAGCTGCGAAACGTGCCCAGGAATTCGAGCGCGGCCTTCTTGAAACCAGCCTTGCCGAGGACCGTGCCTACCTGGAAGAAAACGGCATGACCTTTGTCGAGGTTGATGGTGCTGCCTATGCAGCAGCAGCGAAAGACGCCGTCCTGGCCAATGTGAACGATGAAATCAAACCGATCGTGGAAAACCTCTTCAACAGCCAGAAATAG
- a CDS encoding GntR family transcriptional regulator: MLNEVRIDTWLDDTLAIAPQVRRILRERIVKNDLPPGSKLSEAEIAKSYGISRQPVREAFIKLAEEGLLLIRPQRSTLVTKIDYPTVLQSRFVREAVEADIVRLLAQDPQPALIKELRSQLRHQAKIGKASSANFINEDEKFHRTLAEAAGKDVAWQFVEGLKSQMDRVRFLSFELFPFAKLIDQHTAIVDQIDAGNPDAASRVMRNHLNEILKTLPQIIKRNQVYFDRCEDLATDGSSSKRE; the protein is encoded by the coding sequence GTGTTGAACGAAGTCAGAATTGATACGTGGCTTGACGATACGCTTGCGATCGCGCCGCAGGTGCGGCGCATTTTGCGTGAACGGATCGTCAAGAATGACCTCCCGCCGGGCAGCAAGCTGTCCGAGGCAGAGATCGCCAAAAGCTATGGCATCAGCCGGCAACCTGTTCGCGAAGCGTTCATCAAGCTGGCCGAAGAGGGGTTGCTCCTGATCCGGCCGCAACGCAGCACGCTTGTCACCAAGATCGATTACCCGACCGTTTTGCAATCACGGTTCGTTCGGGAAGCGGTCGAGGCCGATATTGTGCGATTGCTCGCACAGGATCCACAGCCGGCCCTGATAAAGGAATTGCGCTCGCAATTGCGGCATCAGGCCAAGATCGGAAAAGCGTCCTCAGCAAACTTCATCAATGAAGATGAAAAATTCCACCGCACGCTTGCGGAGGCGGCTGGAAAGGACGTTGCGTGGCAGTTTGTGGAAGGACTGAAAAGCCAGATGGACCGGGTCCGGTTCCTCAGTTTCGAACTCTTTCCATTTGCCAAGCTGATCGATCAGCATACCGCCATTGTTGATCAGATAGACGCGGGAAACCCGGATGCAGCCTCCCGGGTCATGCGCAACCATCTGAACGAGATCCTCAAGACTCTGCCCCAGATCATAAAGAGAAATCAGGTCTATTTCGATCGCTGCGAGGATCTGGCGACTGATGGATCATCATCCAAACGGGAGTGA
- the uxuA gene encoding mannonate dehydratase produces MRETWRWFGPADQVSLDDVAQAGARGIVTALHHISPGEVWSPEEIASRQATIRRKSAHLPEPLEWEVVESLPVSEDIKRQTGNWRDHIEAYKTSLSHLAAAGIKVICYNFMPVLDWTRTDLAHVVPNRATCMRFDLADFVMFDVFLLKREGAASDFPEDVVEAAQQRFSQTDDTFKAALVNNIICGLPGGNDQLALDDIRAHLAAYEPVDRAALSSHQSAFLELVAPHAQSLGLRLCCHPDDPPYSLLGLPRIMSTEADYARLVKTVDLPANGITLCSGSLGARADNDLPGMMQRLGGHVHFLHLRNVAREHDAVFGSFHESEHLDGDVDMAALIAAVLEEEEKRRERGRDDSSIPFRPDHGQDILDDLSRRAQPGYPAIGRLKGLAELRGVIAGLSYSARHEAAG; encoded by the coding sequence TTGCGCGAAACATGGAGATGGTTCGGACCAGCAGATCAGGTTTCGCTGGATGATGTTGCACAGGCCGGTGCCCGCGGGATCGTCACGGCGCTGCATCACATCTCACCGGGAGAAGTCTGGTCGCCGGAAGAGATTGCCAGCCGTCAGGCAACGATCCGGCGCAAATCCGCGCATCTGCCTGAGCCGTTGGAATGGGAAGTCGTCGAGAGCCTTCCGGTTTCCGAGGACATCAAGCGGCAAACGGGCAATTGGCGCGACCATATTGAGGCTTACAAGACCAGCTTGTCTCATCTGGCGGCAGCCGGGATAAAAGTCATCTGTTACAACTTCATGCCGGTTCTCGATTGGACGCGAACCGATCTGGCCCATGTTGTGCCGAACCGGGCTACATGCATGCGTTTCGATCTCGCTGACTTCGTGATGTTTGACGTGTTCCTACTGAAGCGCGAGGGTGCGGCATCCGACTTTCCCGAAGATGTGGTCGAAGCCGCACAGCAGCGTTTTTCACAGACCGACGACACCTTCAAGGCAGCGCTCGTGAACAACATCATATGCGGCCTTCCCGGTGGCAACGACCAGCTCGCGCTAGATGACATCCGGGCGCATCTGGCGGCCTACGAACCCGTCGATCGGGCAGCATTGTCCTCTCATCAGTCTGCGTTTCTGGAGCTTGTCGCGCCTCACGCGCAGTCGCTCGGGCTGCGGCTTTGCTGCCACCCGGACGACCCGCCCTACAGCCTCCTCGGACTGCCCAGGATCATGTCGACTGAAGCAGATTATGCGCGCCTGGTTAAGACGGTGGATTTGCCGGCAAACGGCATAACTCTTTGCTCCGGGTCGCTCGGTGCCCGGGCCGACAACGATCTTCCCGGCATGATGCAGCGCCTCGGCGGGCATGTTCACTTCCTGCATTTACGCAATGTTGCGCGCGAGCATGACGCGGTGTTTGGTTCGTTTCATGAATCGGAGCATCTTGACGGCGACGTCGACATGGCGGCGCTGATTGCAGCGGTTCTTGAAGAAGAGGAAAAGCGCCGCGAAAGAGGCAGAGACGACAGCTCAATCCCGTTCCGCCCTGATCATGGACAGGACATTCTGGACGATCTGTCCCGTCGCGCCCAACCCGGCTATCCGGCGATAGGCCGGTTGAAGGGCCTCGCCGAGTTGCGCGGTGTCATTGCGGGTCTGTCTTATTCCGCAAGGCACGAAGCTGCCGGGTGA
- a CDS encoding LuxR C-terminal-related transcriptional regulator — MRWNSGGREQVQPDTILSPRELEIARDYAQGQTYHAIAERLHIAPSTVRTHLSTIYRKLEVSSKLELHARLEGASAPNENETDHAAVISELALSLEEAIGRERALSEVLSIISRSRGDTEQVMAAILGHALELCDAECGILFEYHGDQSFSAGFTRGIPQNFQDWLVKQDVFSVGKGTGLGRMETVHDIINIVDVRSEGLYRTDNPLRNATADLGGARSFVAIPMLSGDRLVGAFTIYRQQVRPFNAQATALAQTFADQSVIALDNARMISELRAHSDNN, encoded by the coding sequence ATGCGCTGGAACAGCGGGGGGCGCGAACAGGTGCAGCCAGACACGATACTCAGTCCGCGCGAATTGGAAATCGCCCGCGACTATGCGCAGGGTCAGACCTATCACGCGATTGCGGAACGCCTGCACATCGCGCCCTCGACCGTGCGTACGCATCTCTCCACGATTTACCGCAAGCTCGAAGTCTCTTCCAAACTGGAACTGCATGCCCGTCTGGAAGGCGCCAGCGCGCCAAATGAAAATGAGACCGACCACGCAGCCGTCATTTCCGAGCTGGCGCTCAGTCTGGAAGAGGCCATCGGACGGGAAAGGGCCCTGAGCGAAGTCCTGAGCATTATCAGCCGTTCACGCGGCGATACGGAGCAGGTCATGGCCGCGATCCTCGGCCACGCCCTGGAGCTGTGCGATGCCGAATGCGGGATCCTGTTCGAATATCACGGAGACCAGAGTTTCTCGGCCGGCTTCACGCGCGGTATTCCGCAAAACTTTCAGGACTGGCTCGTGAAGCAGGACGTCTTTTCCGTCGGCAAAGGCACCGGTCTTGGACGGATGGAAACGGTGCATGACATCATCAACATCGTTGATGTCCGCTCCGAAGGTCTCTACCGCACGGACAACCCGCTGCGCAACGCAACGGCTGACCTGGGTGGAGCCCGATCCTTTGTCGCTATCCCGATGCTCTCGGGCGACCGACTTGTCGGTGCATTCACCATCTACCGCCAACAGGTCAGACCGTTCAATGCGCAGGCAACGGCTCTTGCGCAAACATTCGCAGACCAGAGTGTCATTGCACTCGACAACGCCCGGATGATCAGTGAATTGCGCGCCCACAGCGACAATAACTGA
- a CDS encoding MFS transporter, translating to MRWRMLALLFFARIGLGFQFQTAVSVGDDLVTVFGIDFSEVGILIGLFMVPGLFLALPAGMSGRYASDRVLAFAGLGALALGGLLSGFGPGPVMIGFGRLIAGAGFLFSTLYFTKMVADWFEGREISTAMSILVMSWPFGIAMGQVGHAYLADLQDWRLPFVVASLYCAVAAAGVLLLYRAPDGKPAEPDESSNRLSGREWQLILLAGTAWGVFNAGYVAYLSFAPQMLEELGHAPLQAAALVSIASWIMIFSGAVCGQIVDRFNHRDLVLIVCMTGAVASLWLVGISGAGLAASLLFGLVGMAPAGVIMALSGEAVAPARRAFAMGIFFTVYYAIMAAGPPLSGWIYERASTAGASLAFGMGMFALVVPAVLMFRLVRLSGRADAPREDIG from the coding sequence ATGCGCTGGCGAATGCTTGCCCTGCTCTTCTTTGCTCGGATAGGACTCGGGTTTCAGTTTCAGACTGCCGTTTCCGTTGGCGATGATCTGGTTACTGTCTTTGGGATCGATTTTTCGGAAGTTGGCATTCTGATTGGCCTGTTCATGGTACCGGGTCTTTTTCTCGCATTACCTGCGGGCATGTCTGGCCGGTATGCGTCCGATCGCGTTCTTGCATTTGCCGGATTGGGTGCACTTGCCCTGGGTGGCCTCTTGAGCGGGTTTGGTCCCGGTCCGGTGATGATCGGTTTTGGACGGCTCATTGCGGGCGCGGGGTTTCTTTTCTCAACGCTTTATTTCACCAAAATGGTCGCCGACTGGTTCGAAGGCCGGGAAATCTCGACTGCAATGAGCATTCTTGTCATGAGCTGGCCCTTTGGGATCGCGATGGGTCAGGTCGGGCATGCCTATCTGGCCGATCTGCAAGACTGGCGGCTGCCGTTCGTCGTTGCGTCACTCTACTGCGCGGTGGCTGCTGCCGGCGTTCTGCTGCTCTATCGCGCACCGGATGGAAAGCCGGCTGAGCCGGATGAAAGCTCCAATCGTTTGAGCGGCCGGGAGTGGCAATTGATCCTGCTTGCCGGTACTGCCTGGGGCGTGTTCAACGCCGGATATGTCGCCTATCTCTCCTTCGCGCCGCAGATGCTGGAAGAACTCGGTCACGCACCGCTTCAAGCCGCGGCACTCGTCAGCATCGCCAGCTGGATCATGATTTTTTCAGGTGCAGTATGCGGTCAGATTGTCGATCGGTTCAATCATCGCGATCTTGTACTGATCGTCTGCATGACCGGTGCTGTTGCGTCGCTCTGGCTGGTTGGAATTTCGGGAGCGGGCCTGGCGGCAAGTCTTCTGTTTGGGCTTGTCGGCATGGCTCCGGCCGGCGTCATCATGGCCCTCTCAGGCGAGGCGGTGGCACCCGCGCGGCGCGCCTTCGCAATGGGAATCTTTTTCACCGTCTACTACGCCATCATGGCCGCAGGACCGCCCCTGTCCGGCTGGATCTACGAACGGGCATCGACTGCGGGTGCTTCATTGGCCTTCGGAATGGGTATGTTTGCACTTGTCGTTCCGGCCGTATTGATGTTTCGCCTGGTACGGCTGAGCGGCCGGGCAGATGCGCCCAGAGAGGACATTGGATGA
- a CDS encoding amino acid synthesis family protein — protein sequence MKIRKTILIEETVETDEFGVACDPLVRMAALAVLENPFAGIDADDLSELFETGAALGDRLATKIMSHLDGAPTGYGKAAIVGSEGAAEHGAALLHPMLGKPVRAAIGGGKALMPSNVKVAALGETIDLPLGHKDEAWAFNFIDTLTVGIADAPRANEIVLCVGIASGARPRARVGDGPR from the coding sequence ATGAAAATTCGAAAAACGATTTTGATTGAAGAAACCGTCGAGACCGACGAATTCGGAGTGGCCTGCGATCCGTTGGTCCGCATGGCAGCGCTCGCAGTTCTTGAGAATCCGTTCGCCGGAATTGACGCTGACGACCTGTCCGAACTCTTCGAAACAGGCGCAGCGCTCGGAGACCGGCTTGCGACCAAGATCATGAGCCATTTGGATGGAGCGCCGACCGGCTATGGCAAGGCCGCAATCGTGGGTTCTGAGGGCGCCGCCGAACATGGCGCTGCCCTCCTGCATCCCATGCTCGGCAAGCCCGTCCGTGCGGCGATCGGTGGCGGCAAGGCATTGATGCCCTCCAATGTGAAAGTCGCCGCGCTTGGTGAGACCATTGACCTGCCGCTCGGCCACAAGGACGAAGCCTGGGCGTTCAACTTCATTGATACACTGACAGTAGGCATCGCCGACGCGCCCCGCGCGAACGAAATCGTATTGTGTGTCGGTATCGCAAGCGGTGCACGCCCGCGTGCCCGCGTCGGCGACGGCCCCCGATAG
- a CDS encoding fasciclin domain-containing protein, with the protein MPTNTILDIASGSNDFQILTAALGAFPDLVTAAGDPNSTLTVFAPTDQAFLNLANALDPTVGTDETKVVPALIAASELLSPSDNPTAFLKNVLTYHIAGDALDGAAVAGSSSITTLSGETIEPDTSSGLSLGDKDDGFADPNVANPAGSENGIVADNGIVHVIDNVLLPYDITFAKGGFLFTGNGPDAVIGSNHFDFISLGKGDDIANGLGGHDIIFGGRGNDLIKGGDGNDYLFGGRNNDTIEGGAHNDYLNGGRGHDFLDGGDGNDNLIGGRGKDVLEGGADNDYLNGGRGRDSLEGEEGNDFLVGGRSADSFIFNPFRDGEGDDVIADFNANRDKLVLDLRDGAPEVLDAIAATGAEGLQFTDLLEFDTDPDTDGTQAAVSLGASHDGDLLITHLTGTIELNGIPSDVDPAALIPAIEFLVNDEPLS; encoded by the coding sequence ATGCCCACAAACACGATCCTCGATATCGCGAGCGGAAGTAACGATTTTCAGATTCTCACAGCAGCCCTCGGAGCATTTCCGGATCTTGTCACCGCTGCCGGTGATCCAAACTCAACGCTGACCGTTTTCGCGCCGACAGACCAGGCATTCCTCAATCTCGCAAATGCGCTCGACCCGACTGTTGGAACCGATGAGACCAAGGTTGTTCCGGCCCTTATCGCCGCATCGGAGCTCTTGTCGCCTTCCGACAATCCGACAGCCTTTCTCAAAAATGTCCTGACCTATCATATCGCGGGCGATGCCCTTGACGGGGCGGCGGTTGCCGGAAGCAGCAGCATCACGACCCTTTCGGGCGAGACGATCGAGCCGGACACATCATCCGGTCTTTCGCTCGGTGACAAGGACGACGGTTTTGCCGACCCCAACGTTGCCAACCCGGCCGGGTCCGAAAACGGCATTGTTGCCGACAATGGCATCGTTCATGTCATCGACAACGTTTTGCTGCCTTACGACATCACATTTGCGAAAGGTGGTTTCCTGTTTACCGGCAATGGTCCGGACGCCGTGATCGGCTCCAATCATTTTGACTTCATTTCACTCGGGAAAGGTGACGACATTGCAAATGGTCTTGGCGGTCATGACATCATTTTCGGCGGCAGGGGCAATGATCTCATCAAGGGCGGTGACGGCAACGACTATCTCTTCGGTGGAAGAAACAACGATACGATCGAAGGCGGCGCCCACAACGACTACCTGAACGGCGGACGCGGACACGACTTCCTCGATGGCGGCGACGGCAATGACAATCTTATCGGTGGCCGCGGGAAAGACGTGCTCGAAGGTGGCGCCGACAACGACTATCTCAACGGAGGACGTGGAAGAGACAGCCTTGAAGGGGAAGAAGGCAACGACTTCCTGGTTGGTGGCCGGTCAGCCGACAGCTTCATCTTCAACCCTTTCCGTGACGGAGAAGGCGACGACGTGATCGCCGATTTCAATGCCAACCGGGATAAACTGGTCCTTGACCTGCGCGATGGCGCCCCCGAAGTTCTGGACGCGATTGCGGCGACCGGCGCCGAGGGCCTTCAATTCACAGACCTTCTTGAATTCGATACTGATCCGGACACCGACGGCACCCAGGCAGCAGTTTCCTTGGGCGCATCGCACGATGGAGATCTCCTGATCACCCATCTGACCGGCACCATCGAGCTCAACGGCATTCCGTCCGACGTGGACCCAGCTGCGCTCATACCGGCGATCGAGTTCCTGGTAAACGACGAACCGCTCAGCTAA
- a CDS encoding antibiotic biosynthesis monooxygenase, with protein sequence MYLAMNRFSILKGQEEAFEQVWKERDSRLSEVPGFQTFHLLKGEFDEESGTTLYATHTVWSDRQDFIDWTRSEHFRAAHKNAGNNRHMYAGHPHFEGFVPVLSE encoded by the coding sequence ATGTATTTGGCAATGAACCGCTTTTCGATCCTGAAGGGCCAGGAGGAAGCATTTGAACAAGTCTGGAAAGAGCGTGACTCCCGGCTTTCCGAAGTGCCGGGTTTCCAGACATTTCATCTATTGAAAGGGGAGTTTGACGAGGAAAGCGGCACGACCCTTTACGCAACGCATACGGTTTGGTCTGACCGTCAGGATTTCATCGACTGGACGAGATCGGAGCATTTCCGAGCTGCACACAAGAATGCGGGCAACAACAGGCACATGTACGCCGGACATCCGCATTTTGAGGGGTTTGTGCCTGTTCTGAGCGAATAA
- a CDS encoding DUF302 domain-containing protein: MFSITFKTLLSVLVFGSWLTVAHAAGTDRVHVPSAHSVKQTADNLVAAVEKAGAKVFARVDHAAGGKSVDMEIPANELVIFGNPQLGTPVIRDAPEAGLDLPLRVVIIETSDGTILVYHSPESLAATHGLPADHPSIVKMTGALKNLTAAAAK; the protein is encoded by the coding sequence ATGTTCAGCATTACTTTCAAAACGCTTCTGTCGGTTCTGGTGTTCGGCTCATGGCTGACGGTGGCCCATGCTGCGGGAACGGACCGGGTCCACGTTCCGAGTGCGCATTCCGTGAAGCAGACCGCGGACAATCTGGTTGCCGCCGTCGAAAAGGCGGGAGCGAAAGTCTTCGCCCGTGTCGATCATGCGGCAGGCGGCAAAAGTGTCGATATGGAAATTCCGGCAAACGAGCTCGTCATCTTCGGCAACCCGCAGCTCGGAACGCCTGTTATCCGCGATGCTCCCGAAGCCGGGCTTGATCTGCCGCTCCGCGTGGTGATCATCGAAACCAGTGACGGCACCATCCTGGTTTACCACTCACCGGAGTCCCTCGCCGCCACCCATGGTCTGCCCGCCGACCACCCGAGCATCGTCAAGATGACAGGTGCCCTGAAAAACCTGACGGCTGCTGCTGCAAAGTGA